AGTTCCGCCGGAGTGGGACTTGCCCTGAATTAAGGACCAGTCAAAAGGCAGGAAAGATTTCCTGCCGAGTTGATTGGAAGTAATGGGAGTTGACGAATCTATTCATTCGTCGAGAAGACTTTGCTTCCCTCATGTGGCATTGCCACTACCCGCACCGAGCAAGCCTCAGCGATGCGCTGCCACTGCGCCCGGCTCACACCCAAGCGTTCCAGCATCAGAGCTGCATCGACACCTGAAGTCAGCAACCGGTGCCCCCGCGCATGAATCTCCCGCCACGTCGGCGGCACTTTCAGCAGGAAACCGTGATCCCGCAGAAAGTGCGTAATCTCCCCATTGGCATAGGTGCGCCCGTAGGGCCGAAAGGGTCCCCGTGAGGGGTCATACCGCCGCGCCGCCTTGATCAATCCGATCATCGCGAGCTGAAGCAGGTCCTCCCTGGGGTGAACGGTGCGGCGGGCGAAGTTGCCGGCAATCTTCTCAGCCAGATCCATGTGCTGTAGAGCCAGGGCATCGGCCGCGGCATGGGGATGTACTGGCCGCTCTCGCCGCGGCCTGCAGCGCATCGGCACCTGACCCACCGGTCTGGGCGGGTGACGCGCCTGTGCCTGCAGGCTGATCTCAAGCTGCTCTGCCCGCGCATGGCACGCCGGCCGCCGGTAGCGGCGCTGCCGCAGCATCCGCGCCGCGCTGGCGGCATCACCCACCAGCACCACCGTGATCGGCAGCACCAGTTGCACCACTGTGGCGCTCGTCTCAGTTGGCGAAGGCAGCAGAGCAGCGCTCATGGTTCCATCCCCCTCACCGACTGATCAGCAGTGGCGTTACCAGCGGCTGGATCCCCTGGGCCTTCCAGTACCTCCCCTCCAGCCACAGGGCGCCGTGGCAGAAGGCATCCACCAGGTCCTTGCTTCCCTTGGGGAAGCGGATGGCCTCCTCCACCAGCGGCTGGGCGCGGTGGTGAAAGCGGATCTGCCCGGCCTCCACGAGCGGGGCCACCGCATGGGCGCGGGTTTCCTTGCTGCCCCGAGCCGTGATTGGCAGCATCCCCGGCACCCGGCGTCGGAGCGTCTGCAGCACCGCCGGGCCGTTGGCCGCGTCCTCGATCAGCACGGCATTGGGACGCAGGCCCTGCTGTTCGATCATCTGCAGGCAGTCCAGCAGGAAGCGAATCACCTCCGGCAGGCCAAAGCGGTGCCGCACCGCCCAGAGCACCTCGATCTCCAGCGCCGCCGGGGGCATGGGCTCTTGAGAATCCCCTGATCGGGGGATGGCGCCGCGGGCCGGTGGAGCTAACAGACCAGCCAGGCAGAAACCGCAGTAGTCGCTCTCCGCCTCCCCCTTGAAGCTCAGGTCACAGGAGAGCGCCAGCAGGGCGTACGGGCGCTGGCTCCCTGTCTCGCGGGGGAAGGGCGGCCGGATCCACTCCCGGTGGAAAATCGAGCCCGACGCCGGGCTTGGCCGCTGCTGGTACAGCGCCGCCCACCAGTAGGCACCCAGGCGGGCGCGGATCTTGATCAGCTCCGCCAGCGGGAACCGCTCCGGACACAGCGCCTCGCCCGGCTGACGCCAGTCCGGAATCAGGGTGCAGGTGGGCGGCAGCTGCGGGCGCTCATTCGGCTCGTCCGCGATCGCGGGCAGGTCGAGCACCGTCCAGTGCTGCGGCGCTTCCCCCAGCTCCTGCTCCAGCAGCCAGGCCACCACGTCCTGGTGATCCCAGCGGGTCAGCACGATCACCTGGGCGGAGAGATTCGGGTGCTCCCGGCCATCCGGCCCGAGCACCGTGGCGGGTTCGGCGCGGGTGAGCCACACCGAGCGCAGCCAGTCGATCAGCTTCTGCCGCATCGCCGGGCTCGCCGCATCGCCCGGACCCTTGTAGGGGTCGTCAATGATCCCCAGGCTGTAACCCTTGCCGGTGAACGGCCCATCCACACCGGCGGCGATGCAGCCGCCCCGCTGCCGCGTCAGCCAGTTGCCCACCGCCGCCGAATCTCGGGCCAGCAGGTGGCCAGTCACCCTGTAGGGCCTCCTGAGAAAAGCCACATCCACTGCAGCGCAATGGATGTGAGCAGTTTTCTCGGCTAAAATGTACGAGATTGGGCTCGTTTGCGCCCAAAAGCCGCCCAGAGTTTTCCACATGTACCGACGTGAGCATCGTGATCAGCTCTCGTTCGAGGACTTCTTCCTGCCGTTTGGAGGAAAGCTCTCTGGTGACAATCGCTGGATCAAGCTGGCTGAGCTGATCCCATGGGATGAGCTGGAAGGTGACTATGCAGCTCAGTTCTGCAAGGGCTTTGGCGCCCCGGCAAAGCCATTTCGCATGGCACTGGGCGCCCTGATCATCAAGGCCCGCATGGGGCTGACTGATGAAGAACTGGTTGAGCAAATCAAAGAGAACCCCTATCTCCAGTTCTTCATCGGCCTGGAGGCATTTCAGTACTCGGCTCCGTTTGACCCATCAATGATGGTGTACTTCCGGAAGCGGCTGCCAGATTCGGTCGTGAATGACTGCAATGAACGAATCGTGCGTCACGGTCTGAACGTGATCCGTTCGTCTGCAGTTGATGAGCACGACAGCAGCGATGGAGGCGGAGCCGGGAGCGCAGCTGATCAGAAGATTGAATCCAAAACGCCACGGCCAAATCAGGGGTCACTGCTGATTGATGCGACATGCGTTCCGGCAGATATTCGGCATCCAACGGATCTCTCGCTGCTCAATGAAGGCCGAGAGCTCACCGAGACTCTGATCGATGCCATGTATTCGCAGGTCAGAGAGTCCTTTGGTCACAAACCACGAACGCATCGGAAGCAGGCCAGGCAGCAGTTCCTCGCCGTGGCCAAGAAAAAACGCCCTCGGTTTCTCAAGATCCGCAAAGCGATCAAGCAACAGCTTGGGCATCTCAAGCGCAACCTTGCCAACATTGACGCCCTGACAGCCTGTGGCGCAAGCCTTCTGGCGGCTGGGCGGCATGCCTATCAGAAGCTGTTGGTTGTCAGTGAGCTGGTCCGCCAGCAGAACATTCTCTATCGCTCAGACACCAGAAGTATTCCCGCTCGCATCGTCAGCCTCTGTCAAGCGCACATCAGGCCAATTGTTCGCGGCAAGGCGAGGTGCAATGTTGAGTTCGGCGCCAAGATCTCACTTTCTGTCACCGATGAAGGATTTGCTTTCCTGGATCGGCTGAGCTTTGACCCCTACAACGAAGGGGAAGATCTGAAAGTTCAGGCCCAAGCCTATCGTCGTCGATACGGCTGCTATCCGGAGGTGATCTGCGCTGATCAGATCTACCGCACAAGATCAAATCGGGCATTCTGCCAGCGTCACGGCATTCGGCTGAGTGGGCCTCGTCTTGGTCGCCCGAAGAATGATCCGGAGTTGGTGGCAGCCGAGAGGCGGCAGTTCGTTGATGATCAAAGGCGGCGCAATGCTGTTGAAGGCAAGATCGGTCAAGGCAAGCGTCGCTATGGATTGGGATTGATCCGAGAGAAACTGCCGGCAACACAGGGTTCATCCATCGCGATGAATGTCCTGGTCATGAACCTCCAGAAGCTCCTGGAGCTTCTTTGTCTCTATTTTGTGCTCTGCTGGCAACTCTTGGTCTCCGCCGCACGGGCTCTGAGCTCCAGCAGCAGAGAGCTGAGTTGTCAGCTCAGCGGGGCCTGAGGATCACTCAGAGGTCGCCCGGGCAGGCTCATTGTGGTGCGCATTGCCCGCGGCTCACTTTCTCAGGAGGCCCCCTGTAGAAATGGCGCGCTTCCCTGGAGTGGGCATAGGCCAGCTCCGCCGAGTACGACGCAATCGCCGCGAACAGGTGCGGGTAGCGCTGCAGGAAGTATGCCGGGAACAGCTTGGACACCAGGAGGCTCTTCCCCAGCCGGGGAGGACAGGTGACGATCAGCCGACTGAGCTGGCCATCCGCTACCTGCTGGAGCAGGTCGATCAGAACCTGAGCCCAGCGGTGGAATCCATAGCGGGGGTAGGCCTCGGCGATGAAGCTGCGCAGGCTCTGCGGTTCTGCCTGGATTGGGGTGCTGCTGGCCGGCAGGTGCAGCAGGCCGGCGTCACCCCAGGGGTCGAGCTCGCTCAGCAGCAGGCCGCCTTCTGCAGGGGGCTGAGGCGTGAGCACCGGTGCTGGCATCTCAGTGGCGGTGGTGCTCGCCGTCATGCCCGTGGCTCCGGCGGCTTGATCGGTGCCCGCAGCAAACCGCCGATCTCGGCGATCACCCGGAAGGCGCCCACGGCAGCGTTGAACTGCTCGGCGTCCATCGCCCGGCGGGCGCATTCGTTGAGGGCAAAGATCTGCTCGGCCTGGTGGCGGCGGCGGTCTGAGATCAGCTCCTCCACCATCCGCTGCCGCGCCTGGGCGAGGTAGCGGCTCACCGTTTTGATGTTGGTGATTCCCCAGTTCTGGGCTGCTTTTTCCCTGATTACGGCCAGCGGCAGCCGCTGGGCGATCCACAGCTGCGCCTCAGCGATGCGGGTCTCCACCTCCATGTGGGTGGCGCGGGGCTTGTGGGTTTTGCTGCGGCGGCCCCGCGGTGGGTTGCCCTTCCCCACCGGCCTGCTGGGGTCGGCGGCCGGCCAAACCGGGTTGCCGTCGTCGTCCTGCTGGGGCGGAGCAGCACGCAGCTCCTCCAGCGACTCAGCGCCCGCGTCTGAGCAAGCGCCCGCTGTCGGTGGCTGCTCGGGGCTCATGCTCCACCTCCGCAACTGGGCGGCAGATCAGGGAGCGCCGTCCCCTGGGGGGACTGCCGCAGGATCCAGCTCACGTAGGCAGCCCACTGCTTGGGGGTGAGCACCACCCGCCAGGTGCCGCCGCGGAAGCGCACCAACGTCGCCGCGAATGGCGCACCGGCATGGACGGACTGCAGCGCGGCCTCCTCGGGCTTGGTGCGGGCCGCGGCGGCGGTGTTGGCCCAGCTGGCCACCTGGATCACATGGCCGGGCACGCCATCGAGATCACCGGTGTCACCGCCAGCGCTGGTGGTTCGCCCTGCCCCCAATCGGCGGCGCACCGTCATCCCCAGCAGCTCGCTCAAAAGCAGCGCCGCCTCCCGCTCCGCCGCATCCCCCTTGCGCTTCTGGGGATTGGCCATCGTTCAGCTCCGGCCCGGCTTGATCGTCCAGAACGCCTTGCCGTGCTTCTCCGTGGCGGCGCCGCTGGCGACCGCCAGCCGCTGGGCCTCCTTGAGGGCCTGCTCCTGCTGTTGCAGCGGCTCGGGATAGGCAAAGCTGGTGCGCCCGGCCGACCAGGAAAAGCTGCAGCCGTTGTGGGAGAAGGAGGCATCCAGCTCGCCGGACTCCAGGGCCCCGCTGAGCTGCTCCAGCAGCGGGGAGAGCTCGGCTTCGATGGCTTTTTGCTGCAGCTTGAGGACCGTGATGCGATCGAGCAGCGCGTCGAGGGCGGCGCCAGCCATTGGGGAAGAGCTGGCGGTGGTGGCAGCCATCAGCAGAGCCAGCGAAGGAGCAAAGAAGCGCAGGCATGCACCCTGTCACAAACCATAGCGGCTCGATAGTCCGAACACATGGGTTCGGACAGTGGTTCACCAGTGCCGAAATCTGCTCACGTAGCCCGCCCAGGCCGCTGCCCAGGCCGCCAGGCATTCCTCGCGGGAATACAGCGGCGAGAAGCGGGTCTCCCCCGGCCTGGCCCAGATCGTCTGGCCACCGTCGTAGTGCACACCCCAGGTGGCTTCCAGCGCCATGTAGCCCCCCAGCTGGGCGCGGGTGCAGTAGCTGCCGGAGCCGGGTCGCGAAAGGGTCTTGAGGTCAGCGAGCACCCGCAAGCCGCCGGCGTGCTGGATGTAGCCGGTGTCGTAGGTGCCGGCCAGGTTGCGGATCAAGCAGCAAGTGGGCCGTTCGGAGGCGATCACCGTCACCTGCTGCCAGTGCATGTGGGCCAGCAGCGGCTCGATCCAGTCCTGGTAGTCGCCAGAGCGCAGGTGCTGAAGCCGCTCGTTGGCCTGCTGCTGGTGCTGGGGCAGGGGATGGAAGCGGCTGTGCAGAAGGGCCTCCAGCGCCAGGTGCACGGTGTGGCCTCGCGGCTCCCAGATGTGACGGGTGGCCTCGATGCGGGCCATCGCCCAGTCGCTCTTGCTGGAGCCGACCACACCGGTGACGGACACGGCGAACAGGTGATCCCCCAGCCAGTAGCGGTGCTCTGGATCCGTGCGCCGCAGACCTGGAATTGGTGGCAGCCAGTCGCTGGGGACAGCGGCAGCAGATCTGCTGGTTGGCGTGGGAGTACGCCTGATCACCAGAACCTCACGTGATACACCAAATTCGTTCGTTTCTTTGTATTCCCCTCTGGCGCAAGGGGTCTGAGCCAGTTAGGGCGCGGCGCATTCTTTCGATTCTTTGACATTCTTTGGCCCCCAGCAGGCCGCAGACCCCGCCACTGAAAGAAGGCAAAGAGTGGCCAAATAAATGAACCCTTGACATTCCTGAGAACGCTTGCGGCGCAGTGGAGGGGAAAGAAAGCGATGAATTCAGCCCCTATGGGATGGGCGTTCATCCCAGCGGCGTTGTGTTGCTGAGGCCCTGGGATGGCAGCAAAGAAGCGAAAGCGTGTGGGGCAGATCGCACGCTGGTGAACCGGCCAGATCGGTTGCGCTGCAGGGGAGAGCAAAGAATCCAAAGAATCCGCCCCCTACAGATGGAACGCATGCGCCAACCACTCGGCGCCGGCGTCGCTGAGGCCGTAGCGGAGGTAGTAGCTCTGGCCGCTGGTGCCCACCCGGGTGGCCGTCACCAGGCCGTCGAGCTGGCTGAGGAAGCGGCCGAGGGCGTTGTAGGTGCTCAACGTGTCTCCCTCCAGGTCCCGTTTCAGCCTGGCTTCGGCCGGGGCTGCGCCGATCGCCTGCAACAGCTCCAGCAGTCCCACGCCGGCCAGTCCATTGGCATGGAGAACCTGGAGATAGCGCAGGGCCTCCTGCTGCTTCTCGCTCGCCTTGCGCACCCGGTGGGAGGCGCGATCGAGGTCGCTCTCCTGCTCCTGCTGTTCCTGGAGGGCGTCGTAGGTCCCCAGCCGCGCAAAGGTTCCGCTGCTGCCGTCGATCGCCACCACCAGATCCACCGGCGGGCCGGAGCGGGCCTCACGCACCAGGCGGCGCTGGGGAGAGTCCTTGATCTGCCGATTGCCCTTGGCCAGGTAGTGCAGGGTGAGGATCGTGTTGGCAGCCCCGGCGATGGCGTTGTGGCCCGAGAGGGCCTCGGTGCCGGTGGTGTCGTTGGCCTTGTTGCAGTGATGGATCAGCAGCAAGGTGCCGCCGGCATCGGTGATCTGGTGCTTGAGGTCGTAGATCAAGGAGCCCATCTCTGGGTCGTTCTCCCCGAAGCAGCAGCTGCGCGTGATCGAGCGCAGTGAGTCCAGGATCACCACCGCGCCGGGATGTGCGGCCAGGCAGGCCAGCAGGGCATCGAGGTTGGCCTCGGTGGCGCGAAAGCGACGCGACCAGAGCAGCAACGGGTGATCCCAGATCCCGAGCTGCTGGAGCATCTGGGCGGTGTCGCCGTCGCCCTGGTCATCGGTCACCAGGATCACGGGCCTTGGCGCGTCCGGGGCCCCGAAGCCGAGGAAGTCCTCGGCGCAGAGCAGGCAGCGGGCCAGGGCATGGACCAGCCGCGTCTTGCCCACCTTGGCCCGCCCGCCCACGATCGAGAGATCGCGGCGGGGGATGCAGCCGTGGATCTCCCACTCCACCACGGGTTGCGGCATCGCCAGGCGCTCGGCCTGATCAAGACCTCGGAAGCGGTTGCCGTTGCGCAGGTCGTGGGCCTCGAGGATCAGCTGGCCGATCTCCTGCAGCCGCAGGGCGGTCTTGAGCTGGAGGGCTGAATGGGCCTCCCGCACGCGGGCGGAGCGGCGCAGGCTGTTGCGCTCTCGCCCCACCAGGGAACGGATGCAGTGTTCCAAGGCGTTGAGGCGGCGGTTGATCGGTAGGTGCACCTTTCCCCAGCGCACCCGGGTGTCTGGCCGAGGCGAGAAGCGCTGCGGACCAGCTCCAGACCCAGCTCCCTTGGCGCCCCTGGCATTGCTGCTGCTGGAGCGGTCGCTGCTCTTGCCACCGGGATGGCGTCCGCCGGTGTCGCCCTGGTTTCGGCGGCTGCCTGTGGCCTGCGCTCCGGGAGGCCTGGGGGTGTGGGCCGGCTCCGGCGGCAGCCAGCCGTGCTGACGCGCGTGAAACCAGAAGGTGGCCGCACCGATCTGCTCGCCGCCGGAGCTCGCTACCTGGCGGATGTCCCAGCCGCAGCTGGCTGAGGGGCTGTGGGCCTCCATCAGCGCGATCGCCAGCTCGCGGTCGTGGCCGGCCTGCTCACAGGCCTGGATCAGACCCCAGAGGAGGTTGCGGTAGTCGGCGTAGGTGTTGCTGCCCTCCACGCGCCGGGGGATGG
This portion of the Cyanobium sp. NIES-981 genome encodes:
- a CDS encoding sigma-70 family RNA polymerase sigma factor — translated: MSAALLPSPTETSATVVQLVLPITVVLVGDAASAARMLRQRRYRRPACHARAEQLEISLQAQARHPPRPVGQVPMRCRPRRERPVHPHAAADALALQHMDLAEKIAGNFARRTVHPREDLLQLAMIGLIKAARRYDPSRGPFRPYGRTYANGEITHFLRDHGFLLKVPPTWREIHARGHRLLTSGVDAALMLERLGVSRAQWQRIAEACSVRVVAMPHEGSKVFSTNE
- a CDS encoding IS5 family transposase, whose product is MYRREHRDQLSFEDFFLPFGGKLSGDNRWIKLAELIPWDELEGDYAAQFCKGFGAPAKPFRMALGALIIKARMGLTDEELVEQIKENPYLQFFIGLEAFQYSAPFDPSMMVYFRKRLPDSVVNDCNERIVRHGLNVIRSSAVDEHDSSDGGGAGSAADQKIESKTPRPNQGSLLIDATCVPADIRHPTDLSLLNEGRELTETLIDAMYSQVRESFGHKPRTHRKQARQQFLAVAKKKRPRFLKIRKAIKQQLGHLKRNLANIDALTACGASLLAAGRHAYQKLLVVSELVRQQNILYRSDTRSIPARIVSLCQAHIRPIVRGKARCNVEFGAKISLSVTDEGFAFLDRLSFDPYNEGEDLKVQAQAYRRRYGCYPEVICADQIYRTRSNRAFCQRHGIRLSGPRLGRPKNDPELVAAERRQFVDDQRRRNAVEGKIGQGKRRYGLGLIREKLPATQGSSIAMNVLVMNLQKLLELLCLYFVLCWQLLVSAARALSSSSRELSCQLSGA
- a CDS encoding AAA family ATPase, translating into MASAEPVAASPQACIDRGAAQQFLSLLGKDPARARLRAFPHRANPAKGQIGARKGPFDLVVAEQWQREGRGIYLVINDGGDRKSEITACRALFVEWDDRPIDWQLNAWRELGLPEPSLIVLSGGRSAHCYWLLNRPIPPQEWAPLQAELIAYAAGDPHCKDASRVMRLPGCWYIDAAGQPTSPVELVHASDQRYAPEDIALALLPDEFAEAAPDPAPQQGIPLPELVDEDFVPPRPLEQIRTALAAIPRRVEGSNTYADYRNLLWGLIQACEQAGHDRELAIALMEAHSPSASCGWDIRQVASSGGEQIGAATFWFHARQHGWLPPEPAHTPRPPGAQATGSRRNQGDTGGRHPGGKSSDRSSSSNARGAKGAGSGAGPQRFSPRPDTRVRWGKVHLPINRRLNALEHCIRSLVGRERNSLRRSARVREAHSALQLKTALRLQEIGQLILEAHDLRNGNRFRGLDQAERLAMPQPVVEWEIHGCIPRRDLSIVGGRAKVGKTRLVHALARCLLCAEDFLGFGAPDAPRPVILVTDDQGDGDTAQMLQQLGIWDHPLLLWSRRFRATEANLDALLACLAAHPGAVVILDSLRSITRSCCFGENDPEMGSLIYDLKHQITDAGGTLLLIHHCNKANDTTGTEALSGHNAIAGAANTILTLHYLAKGNRQIKDSPQRRLVREARSGPPVDLVVAIDGSSGTFARLGTYDALQEQQEQESDLDRASHRVRKASEKQQEALRYLQVLHANGLAGVGLLELLQAIGAAPAEARLKRDLEGDTLSTYNALGRFLSQLDGLVTATRVGTSGQSYYLRYGLSDAGAEWLAHAFHL
- a CDS encoding terminase; this encodes MTGHLLARDSAAVGNWLTRQRGGCIAAGVDGPFTGKGYSLGIIDDPYKGPGDAASPAMRQKLIDWLRSVWLTRAEPATVLGPDGREHPNLSAQVIVLTRWDHQDVVAWLLEQELGEAPQHWTVLDLPAIADEPNERPQLPPTCTLIPDWRQPGEALCPERFPLAELIKIRARLGAYWWAALYQQRPSPASGSIFHREWIRPPFPRETGSQRPYALLALSCDLSFKGEAESDYCGFCLAGLLAPPARGAIPRSGDSQEPMPPAALEIEVLWAVRHRFGLPEVIRFLLDCLQMIEQQGLRPNAVLIEDAANGPAVLQTLRRRVPGMLPITARGSKETRAHAVAPLVEAGQIRFHHRAQPLVEEAIRFPKGSKDLVDAFCHGALWLEGRYWKAQGIQPLVTPLLISR